The stretch of DNA TAAAAGCATGTGGCAAGAGTGCAGAAAAAACGGCTTGAAGAACATACACCTTTTCTCATGGCCGGAACATTGTCGTACTTATTTGACTAGAGTGGCAGCCTGCCGGATGAGGCATCCACAATGGCAGACTAGCACTCCAGGGGATGACATACCGGCCGAGGAGTCTTTCAACGACTCGCTTAAGGATGTGCAGGACATGTCCCTTAGGCTGTCAATCGATGGCGACTTGGCTGGATTTAGCGGAGGACATGACATGCAAGACCAAGTGAAGAGGGTGCTTATGAGCAGGATGAAGAAGTTAGACCATGGTTCTAATGACAATGATGGTGGAAATAAACTTCAGGACAATGCTGTTGGAAAATATCCTCTACTTAGGAGGCGTCGCATGTTGATTGTGATAGCACTTGATTCTTATAAAAGTACTGGACTCCCAGACAAGAACATGATTAAAATTGTGCAAAGTATTATGAAAGCTGCTCAACTAGACCCTCATAATGCAAAAATATCTGGATTTGTTCTGTCTACGGCGATGCCTATGTCGGAAGCAGTTGATTTCCTTAAATCCGGGAATATTCAAGCAAAGGATTTTGATGCTTTAATTTGCAGCAGTGGAAGTGAAGTTTACTACCCTTGTACTCCTACAGAAGATGGAAAGCTTGTGCCTGATATGGATTATTGTGCCCATATCGACTATCGTTGGGGTTATGAGGGTCTGAAAAACACCATTTCCAAGCTTATGAATACATCTGAAGTTGAAGGGAAAAAGTCTTCTTCAAGTCCTATTGTGGAAGAGTTGAAATCAAGCAATTCCCATTGTATCTCGTATAAAATAAAGGATCCTAGTAAGGTAAATGAGATTTTGTATATTGGTAGTAAGGAGGTATTTCACCAACGAGTTATAGTTCAAATGATATAGTCTTTCCATACTCATCTAAAAGTCGCGGATTCTGTTTGCAGGTCAGGAAAGTTGATGACTTGCGGCAGAAGCTTAGGATGCGAGGCTTACGCTGCCATCCTATGTACTGTAGGAGGTCTACGTGTATGCAGGTTGTTCCGCTTCTTGCATCCAGAGCACAGGCACTCAGGTAATATTCATTCCTCTGTGGCTTTTTAATTTGAAGAAACATAAGTCCTTCACCTTCCAAAATACGAGATATTTAAGTCTGttcattcaaaatatacaagGACAAATAAATCCTCTCAAAAAACTTAGATGTCtcgttttttaaaaaatgagagacgtttttgtattttcaattaGTCAATGACTTATTTGTGTTCGAGATAAaaaatcaagaacttatttgtcaattttttttaacatacaCTCGTTTATTCACGTGCCTCTACCTATTTATTATAGTTCATttgtcaaacataaatcacgttaACACTAACTCACTCTTAACTAAAATCAATTGTTAGGTATCTCTTTGTACGCTGGGGACCAAACGTTGCAAACATGTATGTCGTCGTCGGAGAAACTGGGGACACCGATTACGAAGAACTGATTTCCGGAACTCACAAGACAATAATCATAAAAGGAGTGGTTACTAAGGGTTCAGAAGAAGTACTTAGAAGCCAAGGAAGCTACCATAGAGAAGATGTGGTACAAGATGGCAGTTCCAATGTTGCAGAAATCAGTGAAGCAACAGAGAACAACATTGCTAGTGCCCTCAAGCAACTCTCTCAAGCTGGACCAATGTGAGGTCCTTCTTCATTGCTTGGTacaaatatatgtatatgtttattttttttaaaaaaaaaagaaaaaataattattacttatAAATATTagcacaaattaaaataattggaTGTAATTATGTTACTATGAAGCATAGAATCTGGCCAAGATATAGCTAGATTATGGGTTCctttgttacaaaaaaaatgcTTTCTTGTTTGTACTCTTgaacaattttcttttcaaagtaTAGGTGCCACTGATGCAGTGATGCTAAATATGAAACTTTTAGTAGGATGGGAGTAGGAtggatatatattttataaaatatgcaaattaattaatttaaaatttaattataaaattaaaaagtttgtatataaattagattttaagtaaattataaaaatatttaagttcaAATGTATTCATTTGACTTTATATAATcatcttaatttttgttattttaagtatttttttttgtttattgagttcgattttgatatatttatagtaaaaaatattttatatagtcgtttgattatatttatttttttagatcatCATTCACACAGttaatgaaaaagtaattatttatacCAATGTAATGTTACACATAATTATATGTACgtgtaaaataataatttattttttattttataatgatTAAAGATTCAAAATGCTGGCTCATATtatatggtttattttgtgatttttttgctaaattttaaaatttaaagttcgtCAAATTATGAATATTAGATGATGTGTATTTAAGCATAAATTTGATAATGTGTTACAATTTGTAATTCACttattatctcttttttttattttttatcttgtataTTTACagaaaatttttctattttttttaatttttctaaattaattttCGATTGGACATTTGAATATTTGAACCGATCCAACCTAAATTTAACCAGTTCAACTCCATTTACAAAGCATCTTTTAGCTGATCCAACTCAAACcaattaaatttctaattttttttaaactagaACCAACTCGAGTCGTTAACACCCTAGCTTTTCTACCAAATGGTAACACAAACTTCTGACTTTATTAGTTATTTCCACCATGTGTGGTTTTATGGCAGAACCCACTTTTCTTTGCTACAAGTCCTGGATAACAGCTACCTTGGATTTATTAAACTACTCTTCCACCTTAGCCaatgacaacaataaaaaaatttcgtaacccacaaattcagcccaacaaaatacataaatttaattacaattttagtctttattatcttatcacttatcttttctttatcttatctttagttgttcttatcttatctttatttgcttttatcgcttttatctttcataagataatgctctatatatatttaattttacccTCATAGTTTATAACACTACAATACAATTcaaccaatcaacaatcaataaaatttcttttctttactttccctattatttcacaattttatcaGGATTAAAAAAGAACTACTTACTAAACACACAAATGATTTCTTCAAAAAGCCAAATCTCCTGTTTGTATTCTCACAGCTAAAACTACCTATCTagataataaatcaaaactacACCAAATACACCATACAAGATAAAATGTAAAATTTGGTTTCTAAATAACATCCAAAAGAAAACTCTCAGCAAAAACTTATGGGGACTACCTTCCCACAATCATTGAACTGCAAACAAATGTCAAAGAGTTTTAACTTTAGGTCATAATGACACTAGGGCAAAAAAGACACTAATAACAGATATCAAAGACTGAAGGATGGGAACTTGAAGGTTTGAGCTTGCTCCAAAAGAACCCATAGGTGCAATTGCTGCTGTAGATGATGAACTCCGTCCAGCGCCGCCTGACGAGTTGGAACTGATAACCAAAGTATCAAATGCTCAAATCAGATTTTGGAAAtgtaaacataaaataaaagtcTAATTCATAATAAACGCATTCTTCAAATTCTCACCTTCCTGCATATACACAAGATCCATAACCTGAAAGAAAGTGGGAATGAAATTTGAGCTTCAAAGAATCAGAACATATCTACAAAAAATACTTGGGTGCTTATTAAACAAGAGTTTAATTTCGATGGACTAACATTGTAAAGCGTTTTAAGCAGTCATGCAATTACATCCGTTCTTTTGGATGACCAATCACGCGGTAAATGTAAAAGGTAGTTAAAGGtagttatttttactatttgACGTTACGTAATTAGATGCACGTGTAAAACTACTTTACAcacagtgcatcaaaattaaattcattaaatattacACTGACAAATTCAGAACCAATAAGATAATGAGATTGGaagttaaaatagaaaataagaagCTGCAAAGACTTACTAGGATCCTCAGCAGTCACCATAGCTGTTCCATCAAAATCACAAGTTCCCCCAGCATTATGCATTTTCTGATAATAATCATTGTAAGCATAAGAGGCATGGCTTTTCAAGTTATTGGGGAGATAGCATGGCCGCCCTGCTTGAATCGCTGCGCAATTAGCTTGGCCTTGTCCACAAGCCCAGTTCAGACCAGCTTGCAGTTTATCAGTGTCTGCACCATCTTTGGCAACACAGAAAACTGCTGAAGAATTTCCAGTATTCTGAACAGAACCACTAAAACTCAAAGGATAAACAGCACTTCCATTAGTATAAAAAACACCCCAATTCTTCTCCGATGTCGGTCCATTCCTCTTGTCTTCATTAAACAGTTCATATATGTAAGTGTTAATGGCTATCTTTGGCTGACTAGGGGGACCTGAATCATTGAGAACTCGCCGAATCAAATTAGTATTGTAACTCTCAGCATTCTCTGAGGTAGCATCCGGTTCATCTGCTCCACCAAAACTAGGCCAACCAGTCTCTGTGACAATAATGGGAATATTATCGAAATTGAAGGCACCTATTGAATAATAAGTAGCATCCACCATGGCATCAAACATACTATTATAATGGAAAAGTGTATTTGGATCAACAATTTGTTTCACTGAAGGGAGCGACCGGAAAAGAGCATATTCAATAGGGAAAATACCATCCCCTTTAGTGTATCCATAATAAGGGTAGGCATTTAACATGTAAGAGGAATTTGTGTTCCTTAGAAACTGAAGGAGTTGATAGATTGTAGAGTTCCATGAAGAGTTAAATGCAGCTGTAGAAGGTGGGAATGGCCGAGGGATAATATCCATGGATTGGGGAGTCGAAACTTTGACACGGAAGTTAAGGTTTGCAGCAATAAGAGCTTTGTGAAGATAATTCATGGCAGGAACAAGAACAGGAGCAATCTTTGGAATTATGGTAAGAACCTGACTGCCAACTGCTATTGCTGTGATATTAGTAGATGGCATGTAAGCAGCTACATTCTTGTTAACCCAGGCCGCTGCGACCGATGGAGATCTACCAATCCTAAGTAACTCCTCATTGGTGACACCAACAATCACTTCAATACCTGTGTTTGAAAGGGCTTGTAGCATGTGTGCATTGGCGTCGTATAGTCGCACATGGCCAATTTGATGCGCTTTCAGAATGGCTACTACATTTGCAGCAGATGGAAGATCAGAAACATCAGTGCCAATGTTTACCCCCACAAATGCACCTACATTGTTCAATAATGTCATCCAAAATCAATTGCAAAATTTATAAGGCAAATATATTGCCAACTCGTTAAGCAAAATTGCAAGAGCCTCAACATTGAAGTCCTTGCTTTATCAAATTAAGCATGAAACATCTCTTTGACTCTTTGATCTGTGTTTGGTAAGTGCATGTGAGATTGTTGGAGTCAACTTCAAGAACCAGCATGCGAAAAACTAAATGACTTCAACATTAAGAATTCACATACCATTGTTCAGTACAAGCCATATTAACAAGGCAATACAATCCTGAAGAGCCTTTCAGTATAGATCATTCTCCTTAgtacttggtgcacaaaatttcaaacacacAAGCATATAAATCATTTAGATGAAGCTTAGAATTAAAAAAGGGAATAAATAAATTACCTAATGCACCGCTTAACATGGCGACAAGCAGCAATAAAACAGATTCGAGCCATTTTTTAAGCTTCATCCCATCCAGTATTACTGTAGTCAGCAAGATCAGCCCAATCTTGCAGACAAACAAATCATAAACTGTTAGCAACTCTGCAGTCAAAttgaaatcaaaatatttaGCTAAATAACCAACATAAACAGAGAAAAGTAAACATCTTTAAACAACCAGAGAAGAATTATATAACTATGGATGATAATATACAAAAccgaaataaaaaagaaagcaaataaaacTGGATTCAAATTCGTATACACATGATTTTTTTGGTTACACGCGGTATCTCTCAACCCGACAGCCTAAGAACTAATCCGTCACGGATCtaagctccatttaagggtctggccaatgagttgctgcatgcacaaggcggaaTTTGAACCCCCGGCACTTGTTTATGCGAacgagtgagctgaccactcgaccaacctAAGTTGGTGCGTATACACAAACGAGCTTTCTAGAGGTAAACCATACCAGAAGGATTGCCTATGATCTACTAAGTATGCAATGACCAAAAACCTCAACAAATTCTTTGCCTCTTAACACATACAAAAAAGTGAAAagccttttttttctctcttcgtGTGTTGTTCATCTTCCACTTTTTGTTCAAACAGTGATTTGACAGTAAAAACCATGTTGAAGCATCAAACATACTGAAAATTTACCTCCATTGAACCATAATCCAGAATTCTATATTAAAAATGAGACATGCaattatgatttatgaattaACCCTCAAACAGTGTTTCACCTAGTTTGGCCTCCTAACAACATATATGAAATAAGCatagaaataaataagaaaggaaaatagataataaGAGAAGATGCATGCTCAATGAAACTGATCTAACCTTAGCTGCTAAGAACCCgaagtagaagtagaagcaTCAAATTTGTGACTGTTTGTAACAATTCAATGAATGTGCAAATTGTTAGTAGCTTCTCTCTCTGTTTTGCTTTGTggtacttcttgttcttctgTTCACACCTCACTAGTTCCCTCCACTTGTTggcacaaatattttattttgttaattcttaAAGTATTTGAGAGCTAAGAAACTTTTCTtcccatattttttttatttatttttgtaataaagaCATGCCTTTTCGATTTTCCCTCCAGTGCAAACCAAAAGTCGTTCATTTTCTACTTTGGTTCAATCACAAATCAAAAAGTGCACAATGcacaaaatatctaaaaagagAAGAATATAAGATGAtaccaaatttattatttttaactatgaGTTAGCTATCAATATTTATAAGCTATGATGCACGGATACGACACGGGACGCAATACGGTACGAACAGGCGAATTCTAAAATCTTATAAGATACGGGAATacgtatatataaaatataaagtattttttagataaatcgtgatgatattttgatattttattgatattaaaatataaattaattttttaattattttaatgtcttattttaattatatcaagtatttaaaatattttttgttttaataaataataatatatactatatctaaatttatttaaagaatatatatactttttattaagacacggttAGACACATCAGGTATACATGTCAGACGAGTATTAGTGAATATTGTGTCCGAAATGTGTCCGACATGTGGACACGACAACTCAACGAAATATCCGTACTTTATAATTACAAGTATAGAATCAAatatgttattatattattaaattaaaaaattaaaattaataattaaataataataaaaattaataaattttgataactaGCCAAAAGAAAGACGAATGATGCATTAGTTTGTAGATTTTGATCATTAAGATTACTTAGCTTAGCACTGTTTTAGAATTTGGATTACAATTTACAAACTTACAATAACTATTAGGGTAACTAACTATTAACTATAACAACAAAtttcatttataatttatattaataataacttgaatttatttataaaaataaagaatgagTAGTCGTAACTGATCCTAGAGTACGCATTAAATGGatttaaatattagataatgttattgttagaaatttaatttaagaGTCATGTTATATATAAGATAATTGGTTATATTATGCGTAAAAAATTActaatcattttattttttaatttaaatgaaatatgtatatattatcaCGATTTAGAGTGAGAAATTAAGTATATCTAGAATCTAGTAGGAAAAGATGATTAAAACTGCAAATAGGATTGTTAATTAAAGCCATTATAGTATTAAACTTTACAGATTCTCTTTCTATGTTTTAGCTTCAAATCTTAAAACTAGAAAATTCCAACTTTATCAATGACATGACCAGCACAGTGTTTTTAAAAAGTCACGCATAAATTACATAAAAGCCTGTTCAACTttctattcattttttttatatatgaaaaaCACGGTcttgttagaatttttttagaataaagtaCTAAGATTGATAACGAAGGATTACGATATTAACAAATTTGACTATGAACAATCTAAAACAAATTTGtactcataaaaaataaattttatttgacaaaattaatcaaattctaaaaaattattcaaaaattccAAACTActgtttttaaattaaaaaatagagggaaaaaaaaagggacATACAGACTTATTAAACCCgactttaattttttctattctttttatttgattgattaCTCACTCTTGTTAACCTTCTTCCCAACCATCCCAAATATCTTCTTTACATTAGTAAGTGTAAAAATGTAAATTTCTTAAAGAAGGGACATCTGTaaatattgaatttattttatttaatttaaaatatcccTAAATGTTGGCTCTGCAAGTGCCCAGTTAACAATCGTAGCCATCAGTCAGAGTCTCGAGGTTTTACAAAGATCGAGATTTTGATTACGGTATAACTTTTGACTATTCGAAGAACATCATAGGTGTCGCCACAGGAAATAGTATGTCTTCTAATCATCTCCTTGATATTAGGAAATGTGACGACACATTTcgaaaacaatgaatgcataaACGAAAACAAACACCATCTAAAATAAAACTACATCGAAAATACAACCACATACCCAAGTCAGTATCCAACTTCTACTAGATGGAAAATAAGTAACAAGATCCCAATCAATATCCAACTTGAAAAAGTAAACTAATCTTAAAATGTTTTATTCCATAAACAACAAACTAGTAGTAGTTGAAGAGAAACAAATAATCTACTTAACACATTATCAAACAAAATCCAAAATCCAACATAAGTCCAACACGAGTTACTTGACGTTCTCACTGGCTGGGGACCTGCGCGCTGCCAGTTCCCTAACATCACGGTCTGGGGTTGGACTTCTGCTATGGGTTGGTCCCTTTGCCGGACTCTGACTACGGCTCCTTGAGCCACCGTTATAGGGTGGAGAACGCGAGGATGACCTCTCTCTACTATGATGTGAATATGATCTTTCTCGACTGTACCTTCTACCTTCAGGCGAGGGAGATCTGTGAAATAGGCAAtgctatattaaaaatttaacatgTCTTACCAATCAGTTACTAATTACCATGCATAAAAGCTGGTCAGTGCAACAAAAGTACAAAACCAACAGAAAGAGAAATCAAAATTCCCCAAATCCCAACAAAATTATGAGAACTAAATCATATTAATATTGTAGTTCATGCATAAATCCCACAAAAATATTGCACAAGTTGCTTTGAACTAAAATACAACCAGATAAATCGGCTATATATTATGCAAAACCCATCCAAATTAAAGTAAATATGAAACAAATCATGTTTATGAACAAAGTTAATGCACAAACCCTACACAACTACCCCACAACAGATTGCTTTGGACAAAACTACAGCCAAAAACACACCTGCTCTATATCTGTCTATTGTAATATAAtcctattaaaattaatatgaacCAAACCAAGAAAGGTTGGTTAAAAAACACCACATGaagtaaaactaaaaatatatgattggtTCCAGGCCACATACCTTGAATATTCCCTTCTTTTAGGAGGAGGGGAATAATAGTCACGACTATGGGAACGAGATCTATGACGTGGTGGTGGGGATCGAGAGTAGCGGGGTGATCGAGAATAACGAGGAGGAGACCTTCTTCGATCATATCGGCCCCTATGTAGGTATTAACATTTAAATTAGACAATCAGAATTCCAACTGACCTCTTTGCTGCAATGAGCAAGAAGTCTGCAGAACAATTGAAAGctaaacttttaatatttatatttagtaaTAATAAGGACAAGCAATCATAAGGATAGAAGTACACAATTCAAATATAATGATGACAACAACAACGCTTTGACCTATTGGGTAGACTTGGCAATAACTCCGTGATACCAATTGCGAAGAATATGATAAACTGGTAACTGTCTACAATCAAACtgttaaaaatatatgtaaaatataaatctaaaccTAGAATCTAAAACCAAATAAAGTTAAATTAATATTAGAACTGGAAAACTTTTAGGTATTTTTGGTTCAACTATTTGGAAAGCATCAACAATGACTGTAATACTTAACAAGCAAAATATTCAAGCTGAACAATATAGAGGATTTATAAACTCATGGAATATTATCATATACACCAGCATCTTGACTTCTGAGCAACATAACTAACAAGATGAGACGAGGCGGCATACCTTCTCTCCCTTGTTCTCATCTCACTTGGCTTCTTTCTATTCTCCTCGGCAAAGACAACAGTCAACTCCCGACCAAGTAGAACTTGACCATCCATATGATATTTGGCATCTGCCGCATCAGCAGGATCCACATACTGGACAAAACCAAAACCACGGGGTTCTctacaaaaacagaaagatggaaaacacaagaaaatccCA from Arachis duranensis cultivar V14167 chromosome 4, aradu.V14167.gnm2.J7QH, whole genome shotgun sequence encodes:
- the LOC107482787 gene encoding glucan endo-1,3-beta-glucosidase 4; this encodes MKLKKWLESVLLLLVAMLSGALGAFVGVNIGTDVSDLPSAANVVAILKAHQIGHVRLYDANAHMLQALSNTGIEVIVGVTNEELLRIGRSPSVAAAWVNKNVAAYMPSTNITAIAVGSQVLTIIPKIAPVLVPAMNYLHKALIAANLNFRVKVSTPQSMDIIPRPFPPSTAAFNSSWNSTIYQLLQFLRNTNSSYMLNAYPYYGYTKGDGIFPIEYALFRSLPSVKQIVDPNTLFHYNSMFDAMVDATYYSIGAFNFDNIPIIVTETGWPSFGGADEPDATSENAESYNTNLIRRVLNDSGPPSQPKIAINTYIYELFNEDKRNGPTSEKNWGVFYTNGSAVYPLSFSGSVQNTGNSSAVFCVAKDGADTDKLQAGLNWACGQGQANCAAIQAGRPCYLPNNLKSHASYAYNDYYQKMHNAGGTCDFDGTAMVTAEDPSYGSCVYAGSSNSSGGAGRSSSSTAAIAPMGSFGASSNLQVPILQSLISVISVFFALVSL
- the LOC107482786 gene encoding serine/arginine-rich SC35-like splicing factor SCL33 isoform X1; protein product: MVAMAEMRGRSYSPSPPPARGYSRRGRSPSPRGRYSGRSRDLPTSLLVRNLRHDCRPEDLRRPFGQFGALKDIYLPKDYYTGEPRGFGFVQYVDPADAADAKYHMDGQVLLGRELTVVFAEENRKKPSEMRTRERRGRYDRRRSPPRYSRSPRYSRSPPPRHRSRSHSRDYYSPPPKRREYSRSPSPEGRRYSRERSYSHHSRERSSSRSPPYNGGSRSRSQSPAKGPTHSRSPTPDRDVRELAARRSPASENVK
- the LOC107482786 gene encoding serine/arginine-rich SC35-like splicing factor SCL33 isoform X2, which gives rise to MRGRSYSPSPPPARGYSRRGRSPSPRGRYSGRSRDLPTSLLVRNLRHDCRPEDLRRPFGQFGALKDIYLPKDYYTGEPRGFGFVQYVDPADAADAKYHMDGQVLLGRELTVVFAEENRKKPSEMRTRERRGRYDRRRSPPRYSRSPRYSRSPPPRHRSRSHSRDYYSPPPKRREYSRSPSPEGRRYSRERSYSHHSRERSSSRSPPYNGGSRSRSQSPAKGPTHSRSPTPDRDVRELAARRSPASENVK